A single genomic interval of Acidovorax sp. 1608163 harbors:
- a CDS encoding LysR family transcriptional regulator — translation MNENPALSTRQLDAFVALAEHRSFTRAAVQCHLSQPAFSALIKALEDELGARLFDRSTRHVDLTPEGVNFLESAHRIRAEMRAAVAALRDAVTLQRGRVAVALLPSLAAGWLPQVLASYQQAHPGIAVDIADVLSEPCIDRVASGTADFALAAIRADTPALQAEPFCSDAFYLVCPDAHPLARRKKPLAVADLATYPFIHLARNSSVRQYLEAAFHPQSMHTLMEVEQLATVTGMVRAGLGISVVPALTLFHFQQPGVVTRPLPLPGLQRQIYLVRRRDQSLSAAAQSLYEWVVARKPRLA, via the coding sequence ATGAATGAGAACCCCGCCCTCTCCACCCGCCAGCTCGATGCCTTTGTGGCGCTGGCCGAGCACCGCAGCTTTACCCGCGCTGCCGTGCAATGCCACCTGTCACAGCCCGCGTTCAGCGCGCTGATCAAGGCGCTGGAGGACGAGCTGGGCGCGCGCCTGTTTGACCGCAGCACCCGGCATGTGGACCTGACGCCCGAGGGGGTGAACTTTCTCGAATCAGCCCACCGCATTCGCGCCGAGATGCGCGCCGCCGTAGCGGCCCTGCGCGATGCCGTGACCCTGCAACGCGGCCGCGTGGCCGTGGCGCTGCTGCCTTCGCTGGCGGCGGGCTGGCTGCCGCAGGTGCTGGCCAGCTACCAGCAGGCCCACCCCGGCATTGCGGTGGACATTGCCGATGTGTTGTCTGAGCCCTGCATTGACCGCGTGGCCAGTGGCACGGCCGACTTTGCCCTGGCCGCCATCCGCGCCGACACGCCCGCGCTGCAGGCCGAGCCGTTTTGCAGCGATGCCTTTTACCTGGTGTGCCCCGACGCCCACCCGCTGGCGCGGCGCAAAAAGCCGCTGGCCGTGGCCGACCTGGCCACCTACCCCTTCATCCACCTGGCGCGCAACAGCAGCGTGCGCCAGTACCTGGAGGCCGCCTTTCACCCCCAGAGCATGCACACCTTGATGGAGGTGGAGCAACTGGCCACCGTCACCGGCATGGTGCGGGCGGGCCTGGGCATCAGCGTGGTGCCCGCGCTCACGCTGTTTCACTTTCAGCAGCCGGGGGTGGTCACGCGCCCTTTGCCGTTGCCCGGTCTGCAGCGGCAGATTTACCTGGTGCGGCGGCGCGACCAAAGCCTGTCGGCCGCCGCGCAGTCGCTGTACGAGTGGGTGGTGGCGCGCAAGCCCCGGCTGGCTTGA
- the leuD gene encoding 3-isopropylmalate dehydratase small subunit, with product MTTDKNTADHRVIHGQAAVLATPNLDTDQIMPKQFLRGIDKAGLAPGLLYDLRFDEGGQPRADFVLNQPAFAGVDVLIAGSNYGCGSSREHAVWGMQQYGFKAVVASSFGEIFYSNALNNRLLLAMVDEADVQAFMAEAAALPGPLPLTIDVSQRMVRSPGHSAGFVLSDRHQRMFVQGLDVIGASLTYAEHIRAFADRHWAAQPWVRDVARRTRDRLVG from the coding sequence ATGACCACCGACAAAAACACTGCCGACCACCGCGTGATTCACGGCCAAGCCGCCGTGCTGGCCACGCCCAACCTCGACACCGACCAGATCATGCCCAAGCAGTTCCTGCGGGGCATCGACAAGGCGGGGCTGGCGCCCGGCCTGCTGTACGACCTGCGCTTTGATGAGGGCGGGCAGCCCCGCGCAGACTTTGTGTTGAACCAACCCGCCTTTGCTGGCGTGGATGTGCTCATTGCGGGCTCTAACTACGGCTGCGGCTCCAGCCGCGAGCACGCCGTGTGGGGCATGCAGCAATACGGGTTCAAGGCGGTGGTGGCGTCCAGCTTTGGCGAGATTTTTTACTCCAACGCCCTCAACAACCGGCTGCTGCTGGCCATGGTGGACGAGGCCGATGTGCAGGCCTTCATGGCAGAGGCCGCCGCGCTGCCTGGCCCGCTGCCGCTCACCATCGACGTGTCGCAGCGCATGGTGCGCAGCCCGGGGCACAGCGCCGGTTTTGTGCTGTCTGACCGGCACCAGCGCATGTTTGTGCAGGGGCTCGATGTGATCGGCGCCTCGCTGACTTACGCCGAACACATCCGTGCATTTGCAGACCGGCACTGGGCCGCCCAACCCTGGGTGCGCGATGTGGCCCGGCGCACCCGGGATCGACTGGTGGGTTAG
- a CDS encoding PhnD/SsuA/transferrin family substrate-binding protein, with translation MRRDARWVVLLAGTTAVLGTATAQNNNAAAQARAAAASPAPNFANSPREKLVVAMPKTYAKAETMLLWGDYFNHLARCGNLDLQNQQGESLERSSNIDLLGEKELIEGITSGKVQLAQVNPGLVPQLVAAGQPTPFAVPGNKASGKRNSYHLILIARVDSPFKEPKDLIGKKIAHSTPTSNSGNLAPRALFPAIGLVPDKNYEVVFSNGHERSVTGVMHGFYPAAAVASDLYQRMVLKGDVKGSSIRTLWESAPFMTETWTLGKTASPDVQNRVQKCSYAYSFSPKLKQLLPGNDTMLPINFERDFATVMEVHKKTQAALAEAKPAAAK, from the coding sequence ATGCGACGTGATGCACGCTGGGTGGTGCTTTTGGCAGGCACAACTGCGGTGCTCGGCACTGCCACAGCACAGAACAACAACGCAGCAGCCCAGGCCCGCGCCGCTGCCGCCAGCCCGGCCCCCAACTTTGCCAACAGCCCCCGCGAAAAGCTGGTGGTGGCCATGCCCAAGACCTACGCCAAGGCCGAAACCATGCTGCTGTGGGGCGACTACTTCAACCACCTGGCACGCTGCGGCAACCTGGATTTGCAGAACCAGCAAGGCGAGTCGCTGGAGCGCAGCTCCAACATCGACCTGCTGGGCGAAAAAGAGCTGATCGAAGGCATCACGTCAGGCAAGGTGCAACTGGCCCAGGTCAACCCCGGCCTGGTGCCGCAACTGGTGGCAGCGGGCCAGCCCACGCCGTTTGCCGTGCCGGGCAACAAGGCATCGGGCAAGCGCAACTCGTACCACCTGATCCTGATTGCGCGGGTGGACAGCCCCTTCAAGGAGCCCAAGGACCTGATCGGCAAGAAGATTGCCCACTCCACGCCCACCTCCAACTCGGGCAACCTGGCGCCGCGTGCGCTGTTCCCGGCCATTGGGCTGGTGCCGGACAAAAACTACGAGGTGGTGTTCTCCAACGGGCACGAGCGGTCGGTGACGGGCGTGATGCACGGCTTTTACCCCGCAGCCGCCGTGGCCAGCGACCTGTACCAGCGCATGGTGCTCAAGGGCGATGTGAAGGGATCGAGCATTCGCACCCTGTGGGAAAGCGCGCCCTTCATGACCGAGACCTGGACACTGGGCAAGACCGCCTCGCCCGATGTGCAAAACCGCGTGCAGAAATGCTCGTACGCCTACAGCTTCTCGCCCAAGCTCAAGCAGCTGCTGCCGGGCAACGACACCATGCTGCCCATCAACTTCGAGCGTGACTTTGCCACGGTGATGGAAGTCCACAAAAAGACCCAGGCGGCCCTGGCAGAAGCCAAGCCTGCGGCAGCCAAGTAA
- a CDS encoding DUF3297 family protein produces the protein MTEATAAPALPDHLSSDPRSPHHNAAVFEHDIGIRFNSKERFDVQEYCISEGWVKVPSGKTVDRKGQPVMIKLKGTVEAFYR, from the coding sequence ATGACCGAAGCGACCGCAGCCCCCGCCCTGCCCGACCACCTCTCGTCCGACCCGCGCAGCCCCCACCACAACGCCGCCGTGTTCGAACACGACATCGGCATCCGCTTCAATAGCAAAGAGCGTTTTGATGTGCAGGAATACTGCATCAGCGAAGGCTGGGTCAAAGTGCCTTCAGGCAAGACGGTGGACCGCAAGGGCCAGCCCGTGATGATCAAGCTCAAGGGCACGGTCGAAGCGTTTTACCGCTGA
- a CDS encoding ribonuclease HI family protein — MAQHPTLPVAQPAPPGLWVIHCDGSAIPNPGRMGLGATLLAPDGQQHSLSLTSSLVGCNNEAELRALIAALQHAHTLGARAVAVHSDSTLLIEQLQPPQADQRAPAPIARLAELFDSARAWLARFDSVQLQWIPRHRNSAADTLARAALGAPAKVAPHPSHKKKKR; from the coding sequence ATGGCCCAGCACCCCACTTTGCCCGTGGCGCAGCCTGCGCCGCCAGGGCTCTGGGTCATTCACTGCGATGGCAGCGCCATCCCCAACCCCGGCCGCATGGGGCTGGGAGCCACCCTGCTGGCCCCCGACGGGCAGCAGCACAGCCTGTCGCTCACCAGCAGCCTGGTGGGCTGCAACAACGAGGCCGAGCTGCGCGCCCTGATCGCTGCGCTGCAGCACGCCCACACGCTGGGTGCGCGGGCCGTGGCGGTGCACAGCGACAGCACCCTCCTCATCGAACAATTGCAGCCGCCGCAAGCCGATCAGCGTGCGCCCGCGCCCATTGCCCGGTTGGCCGAACTGTTTGACAGCGCACGCGCCTGGCTGGCACGCTTTGACAGCGTGCAGCTGCAGTGGATTCCGCGCCACCGCAACAGCGCCGCCGACACCCTGGCGCGTGCCGCCCTGGGCGCCCCCGCCAAGGTGGCGCCGCACCCGAGCCACAAGAAAAAGAAGCGCTGA
- the leuC gene encoding 3-isopropylmalate dehydratase large subunit codes for MTTPATLYQKLVASHTVAVLDEQNVLLFCDLHLMNEYTSPQAFAGLHEAGRGVPVPGQNVAVVSHIIPTHPVRHRVIQDPPSALQARNLKANCDRHGIPLFDTNDPLQGIEHVIAPEHGMVRPGMVIICGDSHTTTYGALGALGFGIGTSEVEHVLATQTLVYRRALDMRIRVDGSLPRGTTAKDLILLIISRIGAQGARGFVVEFCGSAISALSVEARFTLCNMAVEAGARGALIAPDATAIDYVLAKAPDVTGSVRMQALAHWATLRSDEGAVFDVEHVFDAAEVAPFVTWGTSPDQAMAIHATVPRPEDMADAVQRSSAEQALRYTALAAGQPLVGVPVQHVFIGSCTNARIEDLREVDRIVGSRRVAHGVRAMVVPGSGAVKAQAEAEGIAARLVAAGFEWRQPGCSMCLAMNDDVLAPGQRCASTTNRNFEGRQGRGAITHLMSPAMAAAAAVTGCITDVRSLETAA; via the coding sequence ATGACCACGCCCGCAACGCTTTACCAGAAGCTGGTGGCATCGCACACCGTGGCCGTTCTGGACGAACAGAACGTGCTGCTCTTTTGCGACCTGCACCTGATGAACGAATACACCAGCCCCCAGGCCTTCGCGGGCCTGCACGAGGCGGGGCGCGGCGTGCCCGTGCCGGGGCAGAACGTGGCGGTGGTGAGCCACATCATCCCCACGCACCCGGTGCGCCACCGGGTCATTCAAGACCCGCCTTCGGCCCTGCAGGCCCGCAACCTCAAGGCCAACTGCGACCGCCACGGCATCCCGCTGTTCGACACCAACGACCCGCTGCAGGGCATTGAGCACGTGATTGCGCCCGAGCACGGCATGGTGCGCCCGGGCATGGTCATCATCTGCGGCGACAGCCACACCACCACCTATGGCGCCCTGGGCGCGCTGGGCTTTGGCATCGGCACGTCCGAGGTCGAGCACGTGCTGGCCACGCAGACCCTGGTCTACCGCCGGGCCCTGGACATGCGCATCCGCGTGGACGGCAGCCTGCCCAGGGGCACCACCGCCAAGGACCTGATCCTTCTCATCATCAGCCGCATCGGCGCGCAGGGCGCGCGCGGCTTCGTCGTCGAGTTCTGCGGCAGCGCCATCAGCGCCCTGTCGGTCGAGGCGCGCTTCACGCTGTGCAACATGGCCGTGGAAGCCGGTGCGCGTGGCGCCTTGATTGCCCCCGACGCCACCGCCATCGACTACGTGCTGGCCAAGGCCCCCGACGTCACCGGCAGCGTGCGCATGCAGGCCCTGGCCCACTGGGCCACGCTGCGCAGCGACGAGGGCGCAGTGTTTGACGTGGAGCATGTGTTTGATGCGGCCGAAGTGGCCCCCTTCGTCACCTGGGGCACCAGCCCCGACCAGGCCATGGCCATCCACGCCACCGTGCCCCGGCCCGAAGACATGGCCGACGCCGTGCAGCGCAGCAGCGCCGAGCAGGCCCTGCGCTACACCGCGCTGGCGGCAGGCCAGCCGCTGGTGGGCGTGCCGGTGCAGCATGTGTTCATCGGCTCGTGCACCAACGCGCGCATCGAGGATCTGCGTGAGGTAGACCGTATCGTTGGCAGTCGCCGCGTGGCCCACGGCGTGCGCGCCATGGTCGTGCCCGGCTCGGGCGCAGTGAAGGCCCAGGCCGAGGCCGAGGGCATTGCCGCGCGCCTGGTGGCCGCAGGCTTTGAATGGCGCCAGCCCGGCTGCTCCATGTGCCTGGCCATGAACGACGATGTGCTGGCCCCCGGCCAGCGCTGCGCATCCACCACCAACCGCAACTTTGAAGGCCGCCAGGGCCGCGGCGCTATCACCCACCTGATGAGCCCGGCCATGGCCGCCGCAGCCGCCGTCACCGGCTGCATCACCGACGTCCGCAGCCTGGAGACCGCCGCATGA